A single genomic interval of Bacillus smithii harbors:
- a CDS encoding PepSY domain-containing protein translates to MGWKSFTLGAVAGAAGALFAQKAVTSSPTVAAEKVLARVKEAFNKEGIIEGSWIQMKPEQYQKLGIDTTVYKGGISRRRDGELEQYEFIADASTGTIMDVYRLS, encoded by the coding sequence ATTGGGTGGAAGTCTTTTACATTAGGTGCAGTCGCCGGTGCAGCAGGCGCGTTGTTTGCCCAAAAAGCGGTAACGTCCTCGCCTACCGTTGCAGCTGAAAAGGTCCTTGCCCGCGTCAAAGAAGCTTTTAACAAAGAAGGAATCATTGAAGGGTCATGGATTCAAATGAAACCGGAACAATATCAAAAACTTGGAATTGACACAACTGTTTATAAAGGCGGAATTTCCAGAAGACGGGATGGCGAATTGGAGCAGTATGAATTTATTGCCGATGCCAGCACCGGAACCATTATGGACGTCTATCGCCTCTCCTGA
- a CDS encoding transposase: MRTKNRLNPIESKYFRPEITNCPECGNKLVYCHPVWRKTISTLKGEFKIINLGYRCENNSCSNDTVYRSAEAEQLSMKHITYGMDVIAYIGYLRFKEHKTRSEIATILSEKEVKISERQVQKLYERYALLLRASVKENMKETLENIVKEHGGLVLSIDGVQPEKGNETLYVIREVLSGTILAAHNLKSSASQELIGIIQPILDWGYPIQGFISDGQQSIRLAIEQIVPDIPYQYCQFHYFKDIAKPLVEKDRKLKTNIKKKLRGIREVERKIENSPSKNIEEEVASDYIAAIRSVLLEDGKPPFELPGTCVFERTNAIKDSIEKCLDKKGDSST; the protein is encoded by the coding sequence ATGCGTACCAAAAATAGATTAAATCCAATCGAATCAAAATACTTTAGACCCGAGATAACTAATTGTCCAGAATGTGGTAATAAATTAGTATACTGTCACCCTGTTTGGAGAAAAACAATTTCTACCCTAAAAGGTGAATTTAAAATCATAAATCTAGGATACCGATGTGAGAATAACTCCTGTTCTAATGACACCGTATATCGTTCAGCTGAAGCCGAACAATTAAGTATGAAGCACATTACTTATGGAATGGATGTCATCGCATATATCGGATATTTACGGTTTAAAGAACATAAGACTCGATCTGAGATAGCTACTATCTTATCGGAAAAAGAAGTAAAAATTTCTGAGAGGCAAGTACAGAAACTTTATGAAAGATATGCGTTATTACTGCGGGCAAGCGTTAAAGAAAATATGAAAGAGACATTAGAAAATATTGTGAAAGAACATGGAGGACTTGTCTTATCTATTGATGGTGTCCAACCCGAAAAAGGTAACGAAACATTGTATGTCATCCGTGAAGTTCTTAGTGGTACTATTTTAGCTGCACATAATTTAAAAAGCAGTGCTTCTCAAGAACTGATAGGTATTATTCAACCCATTTTAGACTGGGGTTATCCAATCCAAGGTTTTATCAGTGATGGGCAACAATCCATTCGTTTAGCAATTGAACAAATAGTTCCAGATATTCCGTATCAATATTGTCAGTTTCATTACTTTAAAGACATAGCCAAACCATTAGTTGAAAAAGATAGAAAACTAAAAACGAATATCAAAAAGAAGCTAAGGGGAATAAGGGAAGTTGAAAGAAAAATTGAAAATTCTCCATCTAAAAACATAGAAGAAGAGGTAGCAAGTGACTATATTGCGGCTATTCGATCCGTTCTTCTAGAAGATGGTAAGCCACCATTCGAATTACCAGGCACTTGTGTTTTTGAACGAACGAATGCGATTAAAGATTCGATTGAAAAATGCCTGGATAAAAAAGGGGACTCCTCTACTTGA
- the trmB gene encoding tRNA (guanosine(46)-N7)-methyltransferase TrmB: protein MRLRNKPWAKEKIRQYPQYVIPEPEKQKGKWREMFGNDQAIHLEIGTGKGQFIVGMARLHPDVNFIGIELQESVIVSALDKVIEAELPNVKLLNVNAGHLTDFFANGEIERIYLNFSDPWPKKRHEKRRLTYKNFLKAYEEILAEGGEIHMKTDNQGLFEYSLVSFSQYGLILKDVSLDLHNSDYQENVMTEYEEKFSQKGNRIYRCEVQFPAKKAEENEVLL from the coding sequence ATGCGTTTACGAAACAAACCTTGGGCTAAAGAAAAAATTCGGCAATATCCACAATATGTGATTCCTGAACCTGAAAAGCAAAAAGGAAAATGGCGAGAAATGTTCGGAAATGATCAGGCGATCCATTTGGAAATTGGCACAGGAAAAGGACAGTTTATTGTGGGGATGGCTCGATTGCATCCTGATGTCAATTTTATTGGAATTGAACTGCAAGAAAGCGTGATTGTATCTGCGCTTGACAAAGTAATAGAGGCAGAATTGCCGAATGTAAAGCTGTTGAATGTGAACGCCGGTCATTTAACCGATTTTTTTGCCAATGGAGAAATCGAAAGAATTTACTTGAACTTCTCAGATCCTTGGCCAAAGAAACGACATGAAAAACGGCGATTGACTTACAAAAATTTTCTGAAAGCCTATGAGGAAATTTTGGCGGAGGGCGGCGAGATCCATATGAAAACGGATAATCAAGGATTGTTTGAATACTCGCTTGTCAGCTTCTCGCAGTACGGTCTTATTTTAAAGGATGTGAGTCTTGATCTTCACAACAGCGATTATCAAGAAAATGTCATGACCGAATATGAAGAAAAATTTTCGCAAAAAGGAAATAGAATTTATCGCTGTGAAGTGCAGTTTCCGGCAAAAAAGGCAGAGGAGAATGAAGTTTTGCTTTAA
- a CDS encoding YtzH-like family protein: MPLTWKDQAQLLRDILSDHQLDCCGTVSECEQLERLAKSLMANANVDQGVKSTLQEIYQYSQDGQYTQHLDEHIQAHQNHLSQWVSDIDQLS; encoded by the coding sequence ATGCCTTTAACATGGAAGGATCAAGCACAATTATTAAGAGATATTTTAAGCGACCATCAACTGGATTGTTGCGGAACCGTCTCGGAATGCGAACAGCTCGAAAGACTGGCAAAATCGTTGATGGCCAATGCAAACGTTGATCAAGGTGTCAAATCAACATTGCAGGAAATTTATCAATACAGCCAAGATGGTCAATATACACAACATTTGGATGAGCACATCCAAGCCCATCAAAACCACTTATCTCAATGGGTCAGCGATATAGACCAATTGTCTTAA
- a CDS encoding phosphotransferase family protein has translation MEHLFDQEWEIIPAGGLTGEAFFAKHEEQRLFLKRNSSPFLAALSAEGIVPKLVWTKRLESGDVITAQHWLNGRELSPDEMVDRRVTKLLKKIHTSKPLLTMLERLEKRPVQPEKLLLEVQDGIDLNLLQHPTIQKAFEFLQKKVKFIRYDDYAVCHGDVNHNNWLLSEGNRLYLIDWDRPLIGDPAIDLGMLLYCYIPGNDWEEWLRLYGMELTTHLQLRMKWYVVMQTILSIQWHKDKSRFHEMNRWLTFLHNIL, from the coding sequence TTGGAACATTTGTTTGATCAAGAATGGGAGATTATCCCCGCCGGAGGACTTACCGGCGAAGCTTTTTTTGCCAAGCATGAAGAACAGAGGCTTTTTTTAAAGCGAAATTCTTCGCCTTTTCTTGCTGCTTTGTCAGCTGAGGGAATCGTTCCCAAACTTGTGTGGACGAAAAGGTTAGAAAGCGGGGATGTGATTACCGCCCAGCATTGGCTGAACGGCAGAGAGCTGTCTCCTGATGAGATGGTGGACAGAAGGGTGACGAAATTACTAAAAAAAATTCATACATCTAAACCGCTTTTGACAATGCTGGAGCGACTTGAAAAGCGCCCGGTTCAGCCGGAAAAGCTGTTGCTGGAAGTCCAAGATGGAATTGACTTGAATTTGCTGCAGCATCCTACCATTCAAAAAGCCTTTGAGTTTCTGCAAAAAAAGGTCAAGTTCATTCGCTATGACGATTATGCCGTTTGCCACGGAGATGTCAACCATAACAACTGGCTGCTTTCCGAAGGCAATCGTTTGTATTTGATTGACTGGGACCGCCCCCTTATAGGCGATCCGGCCATTGATTTGGGCATGCTTCTATATTGTTATATCCCCGGAAATGATTGGGAAGAGTGGCTTAGGTTGTACGGAATGGAACTGACTACTCACCTTCAATTGCGGATGAAATGGTATGTGGTGATGCAAACCATATTATCTATTCAATGGCATAAAGATAAAAGCCGTTTTCATGAAATGAACCGCTGGCTTACCTTTCTCCATAACATCTTATGA
- the pulA gene encoding type I pullulanase translates to MLPKNQSFHAYQDELDVFTIFLSYDYFQGESSSFRLKTEDAIIDLNILEKLDSEYGRTYRCESPVVPVFGKSHYILDERGQETLLLVGKVIRTKEFDQMFFYEGKDLGAHYTKERTVFKIWSPAAIEAKVHVKRRGAINWETFSLIREERGVFSAVVKGDWEQSCYYYEVFINGEWRKAADPYAKAVSLNSEYSCVVDLGKTNVKRVSPPSFGSPVNAIIYETSIRDLTIHPDSGVKNKGKYLGVAEKNTRGKTGGITGLSYIKNLGITHIEFLPFHDFYGVSDEKPEESYNWGYNPLFYNVPEGSYASEPQNPYNRILELKEMIEAVHSEGMRVIMDVVYNHLYERESSAFEQLVPGYYFRFDENGRPSNGTGVGNDFASERLMARKFILDSIEFWLKEYNVDGFRFDLMGILDVETMKEAVKVARSYKPDCLIIGEGWDLPTPLPRKQKAALHNQHILPEIGQFNDFFRDSVKGGVFHLSDKGFALGKLDMYEKAFHAVCASIPLEGRTGIFTEPLQSVNFVECHDNHTLWDKLMACFPNQEEENRRRHLLATAMVLLSQGIPFLHSGQEFFRTKKGVGNSYNSEDEINWLDWSRKENYKDAVDYIKGLIEIRKNHGAFRLQTAEEIRKHLKKWTVREGIVSVLMDDVGGKGPWNKILVVFYPNELSGEMALPGESAWKVIADENRAGIQPIREVEKTLVLSPISCYVCVQ, encoded by the coding sequence ATGCTTCCTAAAAATCAATCGTTTCATGCCTACCAAGATGAGTTGGATGTCTTCACTATTTTTCTTTCATACGATTACTTTCAAGGAGAATCGTCTTCTTTTCGACTAAAAACGGAAGATGCCATAATTGACTTGAACATATTGGAGAAACTGGATTCAGAATACGGCAGAACATATCGTTGCGAATCTCCGGTGGTTCCGGTTTTCGGGAAAAGTCATTATATTTTGGATGAAAGAGGGCAAGAAACGTTATTACTTGTCGGCAAAGTTATTCGTACGAAAGAGTTCGACCAAATGTTTTTTTATGAGGGAAAAGATTTGGGAGCTCATTATACAAAGGAAAGGACCGTTTTTAAAATATGGTCGCCGGCAGCGATAGAGGCGAAAGTCCATGTAAAAAGAAGAGGGGCAATCAATTGGGAAACGTTTTCGCTCATTCGGGAAGAACGAGGAGTTTTTTCTGCTGTCGTGAAAGGCGATTGGGAACAATCTTGCTATTATTACGAAGTTTTTATAAATGGAGAATGGAGAAAAGCGGCTGATCCATATGCAAAAGCAGTCAGTCTGAACAGCGAGTACAGCTGCGTCGTCGATCTCGGCAAAACCAATGTTAAAAGAGTTTCTCCTCCGTCTTTTGGATCGCCCGTCAATGCAATCATATACGAAACATCGATTAGAGATCTCACCATTCATCCTGACAGCGGAGTAAAGAACAAGGGAAAATATTTAGGAGTTGCGGAAAAAAATACGAGAGGAAAGACGGGAGGAATAACGGGTTTATCTTATATCAAAAATTTAGGAATCACCCATATCGAATTTCTTCCTTTTCACGATTTTTACGGCGTTTCTGACGAAAAACCGGAAGAATCATACAATTGGGGGTATAACCCTCTATTTTATAACGTACCTGAAGGATCTTATGCAAGTGAGCCTCAAAACCCTTACAATCGGATTCTAGAGTTAAAGGAAATGATTGAAGCCGTTCACTCTGAAGGAATGCGAGTCATAATGGATGTTGTTTACAACCATTTGTATGAACGGGAGAGCTCCGCTTTCGAACAACTTGTTCCGGGGTATTATTTTCGTTTTGATGAAAACGGGCGGCCGTCCAATGGCACCGGAGTTGGAAATGACTTTGCTTCTGAACGTCTGATGGCTCGAAAATTCATTCTGGATTCCATTGAGTTTTGGTTGAAAGAATATAATGTTGACGGGTTTCGTTTTGATTTAATGGGTATTCTCGATGTAGAAACGATGAAAGAAGCAGTAAAAGTGGCTCGCTCTTACAAGCCGGACTGTCTTATCATCGGGGAAGGATGGGATTTGCCGACGCCGCTCCCCCGAAAGCAAAAAGCTGCGCTTCATAATCAGCATATACTTCCCGAAATTGGCCAGTTTAATGATTTTTTCCGCGACTCCGTAAAGGGGGGCGTATTTCATCTTTCGGACAAAGGCTTTGCTCTTGGAAAGCTGGATATGTATGAAAAAGCTTTCCATGCGGTGTGCGCAAGCATCCCTTTAGAAGGCAGAACGGGAATATTTACAGAGCCGCTGCAATCTGTAAATTTTGTGGAATGCCATGATAATCATACTTTGTGGGATAAGTTAATGGCTTGTTTTCCAAACCAAGAGGAGGAAAACCGTCGCCGCCACCTTTTAGCTACTGCTATGGTTTTGCTTTCCCAGGGGATTCCTTTTCTTCACAGCGGCCAAGAGTTTTTTCGGACAAAAAAAGGGGTTGGAAACAGCTATAACAGCGAAGATGAAATCAATTGGCTGGATTGGAGCAGGAAGGAGAATTATAAAGACGCCGTTGATTATATAAAAGGTTTGATTGAAATTCGGAAAAATCATGGAGCTTTCCGCTTGCAAACTGCTGAGGAGATCCGAAAGCATTTGAAAAAATGGACAGTAAGGGAGGGAATCGTATCAGTTTTAATGGACGACGTGGGCGGCAAGGGACCTTGGAATAAGATTCTCGTCGTGTTTTATCCGAATGAATTGTCTGGAGAAATGGCTCTTCCCGGCGAGTCTGCTTGGAAAGTGATTGCGGATGAGAACCGTGCAGGCATTCAACCAATCCGAGAAGTGGAAAAGACGCTTGTCCTTTCTCCTATTAGCTGCTATGTATGTGTTCAATAG
- the thpR gene encoding RNA 2',3'-cyclic phosphodiesterase, giving the protein MKTHYFFALRLPDETKEYLYSWRRQFSLPFKRWVHPNDYHITFAFLGDADPKPLQEAVDTVKRIVEKTPPFSVQIDSIGTFGRKESPRIFWAGTKQNNRLFDIQKQVFQAAKEAGFQLDSKPFRPHITLAKKWNGDISFTDATGFLYAKPPSHIFQADSVVLYQTHLDRSPMYEEIVRFCFENKEGKESKGNGSVN; this is encoded by the coding sequence GTGAAAACTCATTATTTTTTTGCTTTAAGGCTGCCTGATGAAACAAAAGAATATTTGTATTCTTGGCGGCGCCAATTTTCATTGCCGTTCAAACGTTGGGTGCACCCGAACGATTATCATATTACGTTCGCTTTTTTAGGCGACGCAGATCCAAAGCCGTTACAAGAAGCGGTGGATACAGTAAAACGGATCGTCGAAAAAACGCCGCCTTTTTCCGTGCAGATTGACTCTATCGGAACATTCGGCCGTAAAGAATCTCCCCGAATTTTTTGGGCAGGAACCAAACAGAACAACCGCCTCTTCGATATTCAAAAACAAGTATTCCAAGCTGCGAAAGAGGCAGGTTTTCAGTTGGATTCTAAACCATTCCGCCCTCATATTACGCTGGCGAAAAAATGGAATGGGGATATTTCGTTTACAGATGCAACCGGTTTTTTGTACGCCAAACCACCTTCCCATATTTTTCAAGCAGACTCAGTGGTGTTGTATCAGACCCATTTAGACCGTTCGCCCATGTATGAAGAAATTGTCCGGTTTTGTTTCGAAAATAAGGAAGGAAAGGAATCGAAAGGAAATGGCTCAGTTAATTAA